Genomic DNA from Coffea arabica cultivar ET-39 chromosome 7e, Coffea Arabica ET-39 HiFi, whole genome shotgun sequence:
AAACTGCCGCTGCATTACTTTAACAAAGAATGCTTGTTCCAGATCGCGGGAATTTTGGGCAATCCTCTGTTTGTAGATTCTGCTACCATGGTGGCTTCAAGACCAAGTGTTGCAAGGGTGTGTGTAGAAGTAGATTTGCTAAAACCTCTTACTCCTAGGGTGTGGATTGGTAATGGTGATCATGAGGGCTTTTGGCAAGCTTTAATTCCAGAAAGCCTGCCTAAATATTGTTCCCACTGTTTTAAGCAGGGACATATCCAAGAGGATTGTCATATGCTATATCCGGATCTTAAAATTCAGAGACCGTTAGCTACCAAGAAACAGGATGGTCATGCACGTTTTCAAACTATTTCTTCACCTGCCTTGGCCACAATAGGCAAACAAGATGATCATTCTGGGAACAACAAACAGGATGAACAATCTGGGAAAGAGGTGCATCCAATAATTGTGCCGGCTACTACGGAGGAGGATGTGGGTGTGGTTGATAAGGAGGGGCCTTCAAAAAACACGAATCCTCTTGTAGAAGAAGCAAATATTTGTACTGGGATTTTCACCGAACCTGCTGATACTCAGGCGGTGGTGTCTCAGCATGATCTTGATGGACTGGAAGATACTATAACGGTGGCTCCCACTGGTGATGGACTGGAACTTATGGATGGAAAGGAAAACCAGCAAGCTAGTTCTTCGGAGCAGAATGCGCTTGTCATTGATATATCTCATTGTGGTGTGCTAGAGGATTTGCAGGCAAAACAATCATCTGCGGTTGCGGATATCTTTAATCTTGACCCGATCATTCAACAAGTCAGTGAAAAGCTCCAACATGAGGAAGGTTTACAGGTGGTTACGCATGGCAAACCAAAAGGTGTCAAGGCTAAATTTTCATCTGATCGTTCGTTGCGATCGAAAGCCAAGGTTTCCTCAAACTCTTCCTCTTCCTTGTCTCAATGATTAAGTTTATGTTTTGGAATATTAGGGGTGTTTCTCGCGCCCCAAATTTTCGAAGATTGAGGTATTTGGTAAAACACCATTCCATTCAACTAGTAGCTATTTGTGAACCAAAAATTCAAGTTGCAGAGATCCATTCGATCAGGATGAGACTTAATATGGACCATGCTATATTTAGCAGTACGGGtgatatttggattttttttaaagCCTCTATTTCGTGTCGTAAAGTAGGAGAATCTAATCAACATTTGTCGTTACAAATTGATTCTGCATTATTTGCGGTCcctattattttttcatttgtgCACGCCAAGTGTACTGCCCTTCAACGAGTAGAATTATGGGATAGCCTTCTTGCGGACAAGCCGACTCAGTCTGCCTGGCTTCTTGTGGGGGATTTTAATGTCATTGTCTCGGAGGAGGAGAAAAGGGGTGGGGTGCCGTTTACACCAGAGGAAGGTTGGGAATTGTTGAACTTTATGTCTCAAGCTGGAATTTTTGATGTGGGGTATTCAGGGTCTATTTTCACATGGTGCAACAATAGATATGGTCGGGCGCGTATTTGGAAGAGATTAGACAGGTTGCTTATGAATCAGGTTTCTTCCAACCTAGGCTTAGGTTTCGATGTACAACATTTGTGTAGAGACCCATCAGATCACGCTCCATTGTTATTGTCGGCTCATACAAAATTGGATAACAAACCAAAGCCTTTTCGTTTTTTGAATTTCTGGACATCCAAACCAGAACTGTTGGACGTGGTTAGGTGCAACTGGATTGGGAATTTTTCAGGCCCTCCATTAAAGGTCCTTGCAGCTAAGCTTCGGAATGTAAAGATGGCCTTACGAATGTGGTCGCGCGAGGTATTCGGTGACATCTTTGAAGCTGTAAAGGTGGCAGAACAACGTGCTCTCAATGCTGAGGTTAGTTATGATGCTGATCCGTCTCAGCCAAATTTAGTTTTATTACACGAAGCACAAGCCCAGCTAAGGCGTTCACATGCAACTGAGAATATGTTTTGGCAACAAAAATCTAGGATTAAGTGGTTAAAGGATGGCGATAGGAACTCCAAGTATTTTCATTCTGTGGTGGTGGAACGACAAAGTAGATCATTAATCCATCGCATCAAGTCGTCTGATGGGAAGTGGTTGGATAGCACATCTGATATTGAGGGAGAGGCTGAATCATATTTTAAATGTTTGTTCACGGATGAATCATATGCTCAATCCTTTGAAACTCTTGAGGTTATTCCTAGATTAATCTCCTCACATGATAATGTGATGTTGGAGAAAATCCCTTCCAAAGAAGAAGTTAAGTTGGTGGTTTTTTCTATGGATGGTGATAGCGCGGCTGGTCCAGATGGTTTCTCCGGAAAGTTTTTTACCTTTGCATGGGACATTGTGGCTGAGGATGTATATGCGGCAGTTATTAGCTTTTTCTGTGGGGAGGTTTTGCCTAGAAGTATCTCCTCAACTTCAATAGTGTTGATTCCAAAGTTGCAATCTCCACAAGACTTTACACAATTTCGTCCTATAAGTTTGTGTAACTTTATCAACAAGGTGATCTCAAAGATTTTGTCGGATAGATTGTCCCGTCTCCTTCCTAAGATTATTTCTCCTCAGCAGAGTGGATTTGTTAGAGGAAGGCATATTTCAGATAATTTTTTGCTGGCTCAAGAGCTGATCTCTGGAATTCGGCAGCCCAATCAGGGGGGGAATGTGGTTTTGAAGTTGGATATGGCCAAAGCTTACGACAGAGTCTCATGGATCTTTTTGTTGCAAGTACTTCGTCGCTTTGGTTTTAGTGAGCGGTGGATCGATATGATTTGGCGATTGATTTCTAATGTCTGGTTTTCGGTTCTTATTAATGGCTCCCCATGTGGTTTTTTCCAGTCAACTCGAGGCCTGCGGCAAGGAGATCCCATTTCGCCTGCTCTTTTTATTATTGGGGCAGAGGTTTTTTCTAGATCGCTGAATTCTTTGGTAGGACAGAGAGGCTTCCTTCCCTTCAAGGTCCCTACTTCATGCCCTATTGTCACGCATCTAGCTTATGCGGATGACGTGATTATTTTTTGCAGTGGAGTTAAGCGTACTTTGAAGAAAGTTATGAGTGTTTTGGAGAACTATTGTTGTGTATCTGGTCAGCAACTTAATTCTCAAAAAAGTTGCTTTGTTGATCATGATGCTTTGACTTTACCTCGTAAACGTGTCAT
This window encodes:
- the LOC113700860 gene encoding uncharacterized protein, giving the protein MDHAIFSSTGDIWIFFKASISCRKVGESNQHLSLQIDSALFAVPIIFSFVHAKCTALQRVELWDSLLADKPTQSAWLLVGDFNVIVSEEEKRGGVPFTPEEGWELLNFMSQAGIFDVGYSGSIFTWCNNRYGRARIWKRLDRLLMNQVSSNLGLGFDVQHLCRDPSDHAPLLLSAHTKLDNKPKPFRFLNFWTSKPELLDVVRCNWIGNFSGPPLKVLAAKLRNVKMALRMWSREVFGDIFEAVKVAEQRALNAEVSYDADPSQPNLVLLHEAQAQLRRSHATENMFWQQKSRIKWLKDGDRNSKYFHSVVVERQSRSLIHRIKSSDGKWLDSTSDIEGEAESYFKCLFTDESYAQSFETLEVIPRLISSHDNVMLEKIPSKEEVKLVVFSMDGDSAAGPDGFSGKFFTFAWDIVAEDVYAAVISFFCGEVLPRSISSTSIVLIPKLQSPQDFTQFRPISLCNFINKVISKILSDRLSRLLPKIISPQQSGFVRGRHISDNFLLAQELISGIRQPNQGGNVVLKLDMAKAYDRVSWIFLLQVLRRFGFSERWIDMIWRLISNVWFSVLINGSPCGFFQSTRGLRQGDPISPALFIIGAEVFSRSLNSLVGQRGFLPFKVPTSCPIVTHLAYADDVIIFCSGVKRTLKKVMSVLENYCCVSGQQLNSQKSCFVDHDALTLPRKRVISQISGFQAKSLPLRYLGCTLYSGRRKSSYFSDICTSVAKRILSWKEKLLSSGGRLVLLKNVLSSLPIHVLAATTPPKGVLRTLEKAFANFLWGTTDKGSRYHWIAWDSLCKPYAEGGVGVRALTDVFNAFSLKLWWSLRQRQSLWAEFMYNKYLHKLHACEAEFQPLQSVTWKRLVTYQSLANSHIQWVLQNGLINFWHENWTGTGPLCQQIDIFGDHTVADFVSNGQWNIPMLRQWLPENIVSTILQIIPPDVVSNQPDRMVWDLEISGSFSFSSAYKVVRTVANTSIFSSTIWVKDLPAKISFFMMRMLSWRLPVQDVLQRFGVCGPSRCVCCQNPGFDSIDHVFCTGEIPRQVWKSFQVDIGQFVTPSTVKHAVIQWWLLPAKNIKLKLVYQLLPSLICWHLWKARNTAVWEGKVLSVMQINTFVLSDLYDIFQLHFTDIGVGRYSWPCFYSSLVSWQKPFKFILVRWIPPVLTTCKLNTDGSSLGNPGRSGGGGVLRNSSGVFLLGFACYWGVIPSLHSELKVLLFGVKLCVMRGFFCLHLESDSSLLVQMVKGISRCPWDLQRELDQLLTFRHFFQSVTHCYRQANLPADRLSKVGTELKSNIVYDSWLELPRLVRGDLKLDRLGYPNFRVY